The Amycolatopsis japonica nucleotide sequence CCATCGGTCCCGACCAGCCGCAGGTCCAGCACGTACTCGGGCTCGCCGGTCACCTGGACGCGGTAGCAGCCCTGCCCGGTCGGCTGCGGCCAGTCCGGCCCGAGGTCGCCGCGCAGCCGCGTGATGTGCTCCAGCACGCACACCGCCCGTCCGCCGCGCATGCCACGCACCTCGAACCGTAGCGCCGCCGCCGTGCCCTCCTTGATGGTTCCCGAGGCGATCTCGAACGTCTCAGGCGCAGGGAGCCGCTCGTAGACCTCCTCGACGCCGTCGAGTTCGACGTCCAGCCCGGCCGCGAGCTGCCGCACGACGCTGCCCCAAGCCAGCGACAGCACGCCAGGCTGCAGCAACAGCGGCAGGTCGTCCATCTCGCGGCCGAAGCCCATGATGTCGAACAAGACCTTGCCGTTGTCGTACGTCGAATAGTCGAGGATCTCCAGGCAGCGCACCTCGTCGATCCGTTCGCACACGCCGGTGAGCACCAGCGGCAGCCAGTCGTTGGCGAAGCCGGGGTCGACACCGTTGACCCACAGCGAAGCGCCGCCTTCGCGGGCCGCCTCACGGATCGGCTCGATCATCTCCGGCGGCACGACACCTTCGGGGTACTGGAGGAACACCGGACTGCTGGACACCACGTTGATCCCCGCGCGCAGAAAGCGTTTCAGGTCCTCGACGGCCTCGACGAGCCTGTCGTCGGCCATAGCCGTGTAGAGCACGCAGTCCGGCTTCAGCGCGATGAGCGCGTCCGCGTCGGTGGTGGCCGCGACACCGAGCGGGCGCCCGAGCCCGGCCAGTTCCCCGGCGTCCACGCCCGCCTTGGCCTCGCTCGACACCCAGACCCCGGCGAGTTCGAGATCGGGCCGCGCGGCTATCCCGGCCAGCGCGTGGCGGCCGACGTTCCCGGTACTCCACTGGACCACGCGCAAGGCGCTCGCCTCCTATAGATCGGGCAGGCCCAGCTCCAGGTTCGGGGCCTGCAGTCCACCGTCGACTTCGATGATCTTGCCGGTGACATACCGGCCCGCGCCCGACGCCAGGAACACGACGGTGGCCGCGATGTCCTCGGCCTCGCCGATCCGGCGCAGGGGAGTGGCGGCCTCCATCCGGCCGCGCAGTTCGTCGTTGCCCACCACCACTTCGAGCGCGGAGGTCGCCACCGAGCCGACCGAGATCGCGTTCACGCGCACCTTCGGCGCGAGGTCTGCCGCGGCGAGCCGGGTGTAGTGCGCCAGCGCGGCCTTCGCCGTCCCGTACGCGGCGAAACCGCGGCCGGTCACACGGCCCATCACCGACGAGATGTTGACGACCGAGCCACCCGACTCCAGTAAGGACGGTGCCGCCGCGACGGTCAGCGCGTGCGCGGTGGAGACGTTGAAACGAAAGGCTTCTTCGAGGAAGTCGGAAGTGGTTTCCAGGAGCGGCCGGGGATAGGTGCCGCCGACGTTGTTGACCACCAGGTCCAGCCGCCCGAACTCCGCCGTCGCGATGCGCGCCAGCTCGCCGGCGGCGGCCGGGTCGCTCAGATCGGCGGGCACCACGTGGGCGCGCCGTCCGGTGGCGGCGACCAGGGCCGCCACGTCGTCGAGCTGGGTTTCGGTGCGGGAGGAGATCACCACGTCGGCACCGGCCTCGGCGAGCGCCACGGCGGTCGCCGCGCCGATCCCGCGTCCGGCGCCGGTGACCACGGCGACCTGGTC carries:
- a CDS encoding SDR family oxidoreductase; the encoded protein is MILDRFRLTDQVAVVTGAGRGIGAATAVALAEAGADVVISSRTETQLDDVAALVAATGRRAHVVPADLSDPAAAGELARIATAEFGRLDLVVNNVGGTYPRPLLETTSDFLEEAFRFNVSTAHALTVAAAPSLLESGGSVVNISSVMGRVTGRGFAAYGTAKAALAHYTRLAAADLAPKVRVNAISVGSVATSALEVVVGNDELRGRMEAATPLRRIGEAEDIAATVVFLASGAGRYVTGKIIEVDGGLQAPNLELGLPDL
- a CDS encoding NAD(P)H-dependent amine dehydrogenase family protein, with product MRVVQWSTGNVGRHALAGIAARPDLELAGVWVSSEAKAGVDAGELAGLGRPLGVAATTDADALIALKPDCVLYTAMADDRLVEAVEDLKRFLRAGINVVSSSPVFLQYPEGVVPPEMIEPIREAAREGGASLWVNGVDPGFANDWLPLVLTGVCERIDEVRCLEILDYSTYDNGKVLFDIMGFGREMDDLPLLLQPGVLSLAWGSVVRQLAAGLDVELDGVEEVYERLPAPETFEIASGTIKEGTAAALRFEVRGMRGGRAVCVLEHITRLRGDLGPDWPQPTGQGCYRVQVTGEPEYVLDLRLVGTDGDHNTAGLKATAMRLVNAIPAVVAAPPGLLTALDLPLVTGRGLVSP